A region of Rhodanobacteraceae bacterium DNA encodes the following proteins:
- a CDS encoding Adenylate cyclase, producing MGDWIGSLKLSFAEFRRRRVFRVVAVYVVTGWILIQLGSAIFEPLGLPPWSMRLLLVLLVLGFVLACVLAWVYDISAHGIQRTPEAASSVPEPVNGNEHAPEASVAVLPFADLSEAHDQAYFCDGLAEEILNVLASIRDMRVASRTSSFRYRDAGMDAREIGHALNVAAIMEGSVRKAGDHVRVTAQLIDAGNGYHLWSESFDRRLKDIFAIQEEIARNVARALRVSLKGAAKLDSGCTCNAPRDMRAYEFYLRGRQIQSLKSSDNWTKAPEMFRRAIALDPDYAQAHAGLADSLAQLLIWRIIQPEHALDEAIESAKRALELAPNLAEAHVARANTLSLSGDNEGAVAAFRRALELDPELYEAHYYFGRHCYARGEHALAIEEFEAAHRVRPDEFQALTLASNAADALGDRARGDALLRRALPSALAEIAADPENGRALYLAAGMQVRLGDSEGARRNIAAALRLQPEDFGTLYNAACTYTFLGDSGRALDLLERALSTGHGFRDWIERDPDLDGLRELPRYREIMARLEAPAD from the coding sequence ATGGGTGACTGGATCGGGTCCCTGAAGCTGTCCTTTGCTGAATTCCGCCGCCGTCGCGTGTTCCGCGTGGTCGCGGTTTACGTGGTGACGGGCTGGATCCTGATCCAGCTCGGCAGCGCGATATTCGAGCCGCTGGGCCTGCCCCCGTGGTCGATGCGTCTGCTTCTCGTGCTGCTGGTGCTGGGCTTCGTATTGGCATGCGTGCTCGCCTGGGTGTACGACATCAGCGCACACGGCATCCAGCGCACGCCGGAGGCGGCAAGCTCCGTCCCGGAACCAGTGAACGGCAACGAACACGCTCCCGAGGCGTCGGTCGCGGTGCTGCCGTTCGCCGATCTCAGCGAGGCTCACGACCAGGCCTATTTCTGCGACGGCCTCGCCGAGGAAATCCTCAACGTGCTGGCTTCGATCCGCGACATGCGCGTGGCGTCGCGCACGTCGTCATTCCGTTATCGCGACGCCGGCATGGACGCGCGCGAAATCGGGCATGCGCTGAATGTCGCGGCGATCATGGAAGGCAGCGTGCGCAAGGCCGGCGATCATGTGCGCGTCACCGCGCAACTGATCGATGCCGGCAACGGCTATCACCTGTGGTCGGAGAGCTTCGATCGCCGGCTGAAAGACATTTTCGCGATCCAGGAAGAAATTGCGCGCAACGTGGCGCGTGCGTTGCGCGTCTCGCTGAAGGGAGCCGCGAAGCTCGACTCAGGCTGCACCTGCAACGCGCCGCGCGACATGCGCGCCTACGAGTTTTACCTGCGCGGCCGGCAGATCCAGTCGCTCAAGAGTAGCGACAACTGGACCAAGGCGCCGGAAATGTTCCGCCGCGCCATCGCGCTGGACCCTGATTACGCGCAGGCCCACGCAGGCCTGGCCGATTCGCTTGCGCAACTGCTGATCTGGCGGATCATCCAGCCCGAACATGCGCTGGACGAGGCGATCGAGTCGGCCAAGCGCGCGCTGGAGCTGGCGCCGAATCTCGCCGAGGCCCATGTCGCGCGCGCCAACACCTTGTCGCTGTCAGGGGACAACGAAGGCGCGGTCGCCGCGTTCCGGCGTGCGCTCGAACTCGATCCGGAACTTTACGAAGCGCATTACTACTTCGGGCGGCATTGCTACGCGCGCGGCGAACACGCGCTCGCGATCGAGGAATTCGAAGCCGCGCATCGCGTGCGTCCCGACGAATTCCAGGCGTTGACGCTGGCTTCCAATGCAGCCGATGCGCTGGGCGACAGAGCGCGCGGCGATGCGCTGCTGAGACGCGCCCTGCCGTCGGCGCTGGCCGAGATCGCCGCCGATCCCGAAAACGGCCGCGCGCTGTACCTGGCGGCGGGCATGCAGGTGCGGCTGGGCGACAGCGAGGGTGCCCGCCGCAACATCGCGGCAGCGTTGCGCCTGCAGCCCGAGGATTTCGGCACGCTCTACAACGCCGCGTGCACATACACGTTCCTGGGCGACAGCGGGCGCGCGCTCGACCTGCTCGAACGCGCCCTTTCGACCGGGCATGGATTCCGCGACTGGATCGAGCGCGATCCCGACCTGGACGGATTGCGCGAACTGCCGCGCTATCGCGAGATCATGGCGCGCCTCGAAGCCCCCGCTGATTGA